In one Thermodesulfobacteriota bacterium genomic region, the following are encoded:
- the folE2 gene encoding GTP cyclohydrolase FolE2, translated as MIDIQNQIDHRNIEIEKVGVKNIKYPIIVLDRKNKTQHTIANINMYVNLPHHFKGTHMSRFIEILNEYRGRINIKTLFTIIDEMKEKLNAKSAHLEIEFPYFIEKRAPVSKAKSLMEYTCKFCASHNEERDLYIQVDVPITTLCPCSKEISQDGAHNQRGKASVKLRFEKFLWIEDIIKYVEESASSEVYSLLKRSDEKFVTEKAYLNPMFVEDVVRNVASKLDADTNITWFSVEAENFESIHNHNAYAFVEKKV; from the coding sequence ATGATCGATATTCAAAACCAGATTGACCATAGGAATATAGAGATTGAGAAAGTCGGTGTAAAAAATATCAAATACCCGATTATCGTTTTAGACCGCAAGAATAAGACGCAACATACAATAGCTAACATCAATATGTATGTCAACCTTCCCCATCACTTCAAGGGGACCCATATGAGTAGATTCATTGAGATACTGAATGAGTACAGGGGAAGAATAAATATCAAAACCCTCTTCACCATAATTGACGAAATGAAAGAAAAACTCAATGCCAAATCTGCTCACCTGGAGATAGAATTTCCTTATTTTATAGAGAAAAGGGCTCCTGTTTCGAAAGCAAAGAGCCTGATGGAATATACCTGCAAATTTTGTGCATCCCACAATGAAGAGAGAGATTTATATATTCAGGTAGACGTCCCCATCACCACCTTATGCCCCTGCTCTAAAGAAATTAGCCAGGATGGCGCCCATAATCAGAGGGGTAAAGCATCAGTTAAGCTGCGTTTCGAAAAATTCCTCTGGATTGAAGATATTATAAAATATGTTGAGGAGTCCGCAAGTAGTGAAGTCTACTCCCTTCTTAAGAGGTCCGATGAAAAATTCGTTACAGAAAAGGCATATTTAAATCCTATGTTTGTTGAAGACGTGGTCAGGAATGTAGCCTCTAAGCTCGATGCCGATACAAATATTACCTGGTTTAGTGTGGAGGCAGAAAACTTTGAAAGCATTCACAACCATAATGCCTATGCTTTTGTAGAAAAGAAGGTTTGA